One genomic window of Actinoplanes lobatus includes the following:
- a CDS encoding glutamate-cysteine ligase family protein encodes MGSADRVLRRTADAIEHISGICFKTGPPRQVGAELEWTTHRAADPSAYLRAGDLARALGEHAPVTLGNPKPVPLPCGGAVTVEPGGQVEISSAPAGSLAELHAAVTADREFLTNLLADAGIVLGERGLDPYGRRRRLLDAPRYAAMERAFDSSGRTMMTATAGLQICLDAGEEHQIRPRWAALHEMGPALLALFANSPADGWASRRMASWYGIDPRRTAPVPASADPARAWAEYAVRAPLLCVPRPDGRWDVPPEVTFADWIEAGGIEAGRIGGGRIGRPPTPADLEYHLGTLFPPVRPRGYLEVRYLDTQPGDEWIVPAAVLVTLLDSDTLTDRARELAAAGAGRWRAAARFGLADGPVRRSAAGLAGLACRHLDRTGLPGAVRQEIVEVVQRRLNHHREGISA; translated from the coding sequence ATGGGTTCGGCTGACCGGGTCCTGCGACGGACCGCCGATGCGATCGAGCACATCTCCGGAATCTGTTTCAAGACCGGCCCGCCCCGCCAGGTCGGCGCCGAGTTGGAGTGGACCACACACCGCGCCGCCGATCCGTCCGCGTACCTGCGGGCCGGCGACCTTGCCAGGGCACTGGGCGAGCACGCGCCCGTCACCCTCGGCAACCCGAAACCCGTGCCACTGCCCTGCGGTGGCGCCGTCACCGTCGAACCGGGCGGACAGGTCGAGATCTCCTCGGCCCCGGCCGGATCCCTGGCCGAGTTGCACGCCGCGGTCACCGCCGACCGCGAGTTCCTCACCAACCTGCTGGCCGATGCCGGGATCGTGCTGGGGGAGCGGGGCCTCGACCCGTACGGGCGTCGCCGCCGGCTCCTCGACGCCCCGCGGTACGCCGCCATGGAGAGGGCCTTCGACAGCTCCGGCCGCACCATGATGACCGCCACCGCCGGCCTCCAGATCTGCCTCGACGCCGGCGAGGAGCACCAGATCCGGCCCCGGTGGGCGGCCCTGCACGAGATGGGCCCGGCCCTGCTGGCCCTGTTCGCCAACTCCCCGGCCGACGGCTGGGCGTCCCGGCGGATGGCCTCCTGGTACGGGATCGACCCCCGGCGTACCGCCCCGGTCCCGGCCTCCGCGGACCCGGCGCGAGCCTGGGCGGAGTACGCGGTCCGCGCCCCGCTGCTGTGCGTGCCCCGGCCGGACGGCCGCTGGGACGTCCCGCCCGAGGTGACCTTCGCCGACTGGATCGAGGCGGGCGGTATCGAGGCCGGCCGGATCGGCGGCGGGCGGATCGGCCGTCCACCCACGCCGGCCGACCTCGAGTACCACCTCGGCACCCTGTTCCCGCCGGTCCGGCCCCGCGGCTACCTGGAGGTCCGCTACCTGGACACCCAGCCCGGTGACGAGTGGATCGTCCCGGCCGCGGTGCTGGTCACCCTGCTCGACTCCGACACGCTCACCGACCGGGCCCGCGAACTCGCCGCCGCCGGGGCCGGCCGCTGGCGTGCCGCCGCGCGGTTCGGCCTGGCCGACGGCCCGGTCCGCCGGTCCGCCGCCGGCCTGGCCGGCCTGGCCTGCCGCCACCTGGACCGGACCGGGCTGCCGGGCGCCGTCCGGCAGGAGATCGTCGAGGTCGTCCAGCGCCGGCTGAACCATCACCGAGAGGGGATCTCCGCATGA
- a CDS encoding exo-beta-d-1,3/1,6-glucosidase: MPMPYQDSTLGVSERVEDLLGRMTLPEKIGQMLQLDARQDLSEIVLDKLAGSILHTSPAKLVEAAELVARTRLRIPLITAEDCIHGHGFWPGATVFPTQLGMAATWDPDLVEKVGRATAVEAAATGVHWTFSPVLCIARDLRWGRVDETFGEDPYLIGELGAAMIRGYQGEGLTDPTAILATAKHFAGYSETQGGRDASEADISRRKLRSWFLPPFERAAAEGCRVFMLGYQSMDGVPITANKWLLNDVLKGEWGFTGTLVTDWDNVGRMVWEQKVCADYAEAAASAVKAGNDVIMTTPAFFEGAQEAIRRGLLHEDDIDAGVRRILRLKFELGLFENPRTPDAARQREVIGCTAHTELNLEVARRSLVLLRNDGVLPLPSAPSKRIALLGPNAHDVSAQLGDWAGDSGQVDWMPDGHPRELTSTVLDGLRSLLPDGWELDFDPAVEIERLVPDPEGETFPDGQPRPPISEAVPASPSRLAAAAATAAAADYAIVVVGDTVNLNGEHKSTATLELQGGQIALLDAVAATGTPMIVVLIDGKPLALPPSALEAAAVVQAFNPGMRGGQAIAELLLGLIEPSGRMPISAARHAGQQPIYYNQLRGQHGTRYADLTQDPLFAFGEGLSYTTVVYDGLSIEEPDVAADGVVRATVRLTNTGTRPALETVQVYVSDLVTSVTWASRELKAYRQVTVEPGESVTVALEVPAADCTLVSADGVRIVEAGDFELLVGPNSRPSALQSAKFRIS; this comes from the coding sequence ATGCCCATGCCATATCAGGACTCCACGCTCGGAGTTTCGGAGCGCGTGGAGGATCTGCTGGGCCGGATGACGCTGCCCGAGAAGATCGGCCAGATGCTCCAGCTCGACGCCCGCCAGGACCTGTCCGAGATCGTTCTGGACAAGCTCGCCGGATCGATCCTGCACACCTCACCGGCCAAGCTGGTCGAGGCGGCCGAGCTGGTCGCGCGTACCCGTCTGCGGATCCCGCTGATCACCGCCGAGGACTGCATCCACGGCCACGGCTTCTGGCCCGGCGCCACGGTCTTCCCCACCCAGCTCGGCATGGCCGCCACGTGGGACCCGGACCTGGTCGAGAAGGTCGGCCGGGCCACCGCCGTCGAGGCCGCCGCCACCGGCGTGCACTGGACCTTCTCACCGGTGCTCTGCATCGCCCGGGACCTGCGCTGGGGCCGGGTCGACGAGACGTTCGGCGAGGACCCGTACCTGATCGGCGAGCTGGGCGCCGCGATGATCCGCGGCTACCAGGGCGAGGGCCTCACCGACCCGACCGCCATCCTGGCCACCGCCAAGCACTTCGCCGGCTACTCGGAGACCCAGGGCGGCCGGGACGCCAGCGAGGCCGACATCAGCCGGCGCAAGCTGCGCTCCTGGTTCCTGCCGCCGTTCGAGCGGGCCGCCGCCGAGGGCTGCCGGGTCTTCATGCTCGGCTACCAGTCGATGGACGGCGTGCCGATCACCGCCAACAAGTGGCTGCTCAACGACGTGCTCAAGGGCGAGTGGGGCTTCACCGGCACGCTCGTCACCGACTGGGACAACGTCGGCCGGATGGTCTGGGAGCAGAAGGTCTGCGCCGACTACGCCGAGGCCGCGGCGTCCGCGGTCAAGGCCGGCAACGACGTCATCATGACGACCCCGGCCTTCTTCGAAGGCGCCCAGGAGGCGATCCGGCGCGGCCTTCTGCATGAGGACGACATCGATGCGGGGGTACGGCGGATCCTGCGCCTGAAGTTCGAACTGGGCCTCTTCGAGAACCCGCGGACCCCGGACGCCGCCCGCCAGCGTGAGGTGATCGGGTGCACCGCGCACACCGAGCTCAACCTCGAGGTGGCCCGGCGGTCGCTGGTGCTGCTGCGCAACGACGGCGTACTGCCCCTGCCGTCCGCGCCGTCGAAGCGCATCGCGCTGCTCGGGCCCAACGCCCACGACGTGTCCGCGCAGCTCGGCGACTGGGCCGGCGACTCCGGGCAGGTCGACTGGATGCCCGACGGCCACCCGAGGGAGCTGACCTCGACGGTCCTCGACGGGCTCCGCTCGCTGCTGCCCGACGGCTGGGAACTCGACTTCGACCCGGCCGTGGAGATCGAGCGCCTCGTACCCGATCCCGAGGGCGAGACGTTCCCCGACGGGCAGCCCCGGCCGCCGATCTCGGAGGCCGTCCCCGCCTCCCCGTCACGTCTCGCCGCCGCCGCCGCGACCGCGGCCGCCGCCGACTACGCGATCGTCGTCGTCGGTGACACCGTCAACCTCAACGGGGAACACAAGTCCACCGCCACCCTGGAACTCCAGGGCGGGCAGATCGCGCTGCTCGACGCGGTCGCGGCCACCGGCACCCCGATGATCGTCGTGCTGATCGACGGCAAGCCGCTCGCCCTGCCGCCGTCGGCGCTGGAGGCGGCCGCCGTCGTCCAGGCCTTCAACCCCGGCATGCGCGGCGGGCAGGCGATCGCCGAACTGCTGCTCGGGCTGATCGAGCCGAGCGGGCGGATGCCGATCTCGGCGGCCCGGCACGCCGGTCAGCAGCCGATCTACTACAACCAGCTGCGCGGCCAGCACGGCACCCGGTACGCCGACCTCACCCAGGACCCGCTGTTCGCCTTCGGGGAGGGACTCAGCTACACCACCGTGGTCTACGACGGGCTCAGCATCGAGGAACCGGACGTCGCCGCCGACGGGGTGGTGCGGGCCACCGTGCGGCTCACCAACACCGGGACGCGGCCGGCGCTGGAGACCGTCCAGGTGTACGTCAGCGACCTCGTCACCAGCGTCACCTGGGCCAGCCGGGAGCTGAAGGCGTACCGGCAGGTGACCGTCGAGCCCGGGGAGAGCGTCACGGTCGCCCTGGAGGTGCCGGCCGCGGACTGCACGCTCGTGTCGGCGGACGGCGTACGGATCGTCGAGGCCGGCGACTTCGAGCTGCTCGTCGGCCCGAACTCGCGGCCCTCGGCGTTGCAGTCCGCGAAGTTCCGCATCTCCTGA
- a CDS encoding GNAT family N-acetyltransferase, which produces MIDIAVEGDPLVRWALHAPGARVWRRPGAVVVACPDLSHWDRLVMNGEPDAVAALLPEALAGTGETFRPFGTEELVTEMVARLPGLEVSVTLGWMETTGPVGRATGAAAWLGDGDRAEVTALIDEAYPESYARPGGAGVRRWAGIRDADGTLLTVAAEAWSTVEIGFMSGVATRPSARGRGLGAAICAFVADELLSGRERVALLVDHRNTAALATYTRLGFTTRRVAAARRSQAVRVAV; this is translated from the coding sequence ATGATCGATATCGCCGTTGAGGGGGATCCGCTGGTCCGGTGGGCGCTGCACGCGCCCGGCGCCCGTGTCTGGCGGCGGCCGGGCGCGGTCGTCGTGGCGTGTCCCGACCTGTCGCACTGGGACCGGCTGGTGATGAACGGCGAGCCGGACGCGGTGGCGGCACTGCTGCCCGAGGCGCTGGCGGGCACCGGGGAGACGTTCCGGCCGTTCGGGACGGAGGAACTGGTCACCGAGATGGTCGCGCGGCTGCCCGGGCTGGAGGTGAGCGTGACCCTCGGCTGGATGGAGACCACCGGGCCGGTCGGCCGGGCGACGGGTGCGGCCGCCTGGCTCGGTGACGGGGACCGGGCCGAGGTGACCGCGCTGATCGACGAGGCCTACCCGGAGTCGTACGCCCGGCCGGGTGGCGCCGGGGTCCGGCGGTGGGCGGGCATCCGGGACGCCGACGGAACCCTGCTCACGGTCGCCGCCGAGGCGTGGTCGACCGTGGAGATCGGGTTCATGTCCGGGGTGGCGACCCGTCCGTCGGCCCGGGGCCGCGGGCTCGGGGCGGCGATCTGCGCGTTCGTCGCCGACGAGCTGCTGTCCGGCCGGGAGCGGGTCGCGCTCCTGGTCGATCACCGGAACACCGCGGCGCTGGCCACCTACACCCGGCTCGGCTTCACGACCCGGCGGGTGGCCGCGGCACGGCGGTCTCAGGCCGTACGGGTGGCGGTGTAG
- the egtB gene encoding ergothioneine biosynthesis protein EgtB, which produces MTTQDLRLAIAAELERTRARTALLTDAVDEDDLTRQHSPLMSPLVWDLAHIGNQEELWLVRDVGGRDPVRHDIDELYDAFKHARRDRPALPLLNPAEARAYTATVRDKVLDVLDRVRFDPSRRLVDDGFAFGMIVQHEQQHDETMLATHQLRAGAPVLSAPPPPPSKNVIHGEILIKAGKFVMGTDTEPWALDNERPAHIVDVPAFWIDAAPTTNEQYAAFIDAGGYDDPRWWSERGWAHRMKAGLEKPLHWLRDHDGWHYRRFGRVEPVHPHEPVVHVGYHEAEAYAAWAGKRLPTEAEWEKAARHDPATGRSRRYPWGDDPPEARHANLGQRHLGPAPVGAYPDGASPDGVHQLIGDVWEWVSSGFEPYPGFTAFPYREYSEVFFGGDYRVLRGGSFGTDAAACRGTFRNWDHPIRRQIFSGFRCARAA; this is translated from the coding sequence ATGACGACCCAGGACCTGCGGCTGGCCATCGCCGCCGAGTTGGAGCGCACCCGGGCACGGACCGCGCTGCTCACCGACGCGGTCGACGAGGACGACCTGACACGCCAGCACTCGCCGCTGATGTCCCCGCTGGTGTGGGACCTCGCGCACATCGGCAACCAGGAGGAGCTCTGGCTGGTCCGGGACGTGGGCGGCCGCGACCCGGTGCGCCACGACATCGACGAGCTCTACGACGCCTTCAAGCACGCCCGCCGGGACCGGCCGGCTCTGCCGCTGCTGAACCCGGCGGAGGCCCGGGCGTACACGGCGACGGTCCGCGACAAGGTCCTGGACGTGCTCGACCGGGTGCGGTTCGACCCGTCGCGGCGGCTGGTCGACGACGGGTTCGCGTTCGGCATGATCGTCCAGCACGAGCAGCAGCACGACGAGACCATGCTGGCCACCCACCAGCTGCGGGCCGGAGCGCCGGTGCTGTCCGCTCCGCCGCCTCCGCCATCGAAAAACGTTATCCACGGAGAAATCCTGATAAAAGCGGGAAAATTTGTTATGGGTACGGACACCGAGCCCTGGGCCCTGGACAACGAACGCCCCGCCCACATCGTCGACGTCCCGGCGTTCTGGATCGACGCCGCCCCCACCACCAACGAGCAGTACGCCGCGTTCATCGACGCCGGCGGCTACGACGACCCCCGCTGGTGGAGCGAACGCGGGTGGGCCCACCGGATGAAGGCCGGCCTGGAGAAGCCGCTGCACTGGCTGCGCGACCACGACGGCTGGCACTACCGCCGGTTCGGCCGCGTCGAGCCGGTGCACCCGCACGAGCCGGTCGTGCACGTCGGCTACCACGAGGCCGAGGCCTACGCCGCGTGGGCCGGTAAACGCCTGCCCACCGAGGCGGAGTGGGAGAAGGCGGCCCGCCACGACCCGGCGACCGGCCGCTCCCGCCGCTACCCGTGGGGCGACGACCCGCCCGAGGCCCGGCACGCCAACCTGGGGCAGCGGCACCTCGGCCCGGCTCCGGTCGGCGCCTACCCGGACGGCGCCTCCCCGGACGGCGTGCACCAGCTGATCGGCGACGTCTGGGAGTGGGTGTCCAGCGGTTTCGAGCCCTATCCGGGGTTCACGGCCTTTCCGTACCGGGAGTATTCGGAGGTCTTCTTCGGCGGCGACTACCGGGTGCTGCGCGGCGGCTCGTTCGGCACCGACGCGGCCGCCTGCCGGGGCACCTTCCGCAACTGGGACCACCCGATCCGGCGGCAGATCTTCTCCGGCTTCCGCTGCGCCCGAGCCGCCTGA
- a CDS encoding VWA domain-containing protein, whose translation MTDIGLERWRLILGEPAGSCLGGLSGDAAAQDAALDWLYGRDEQLDQRDIRRQGGTGPSQLTTVDWLDDITRLFPKETVERLQRDAVERYEIDDIVTDPDVLQRIEPNPSLLRAVLRTKHLMNPEVLRLARRIVEAVVRDLMERLATEVRQSFSGARSRRSSRFKQARDFDARRTIRANLGNYRPEEQRVYVETPYFMSRTRRQLSQWQVILLVDQSGSMLSSVIHSAVTAACLWGLPGVRTHLIAFDTDVVDLTSDVSDPVELLMKSQLGGGTDIARAVRYAAQLVEQPRRTIVAVISDFFEGGSEADLVRGVRGLVEQGSIVLGLAALDEQADPAYDRVCAQKLANVGAWVGAMTPGELAAFVAERVGR comes from the coding sequence ATGACCGACATCGGCCTGGAACGCTGGCGGCTCATCCTCGGCGAGCCGGCCGGGAGCTGTCTGGGCGGCCTGTCCGGCGACGCGGCCGCCCAGGACGCGGCACTCGACTGGCTGTACGGGCGCGACGAGCAGCTCGACCAGCGCGACATCCGCCGTCAGGGCGGCACCGGGCCGTCCCAGCTCACCACCGTCGACTGGCTGGACGACATCACCCGGCTCTTCCCGAAGGAGACGGTCGAGCGGTTGCAGCGCGACGCCGTGGAACGGTACGAGATCGACGACATCGTCACCGACCCCGACGTGCTCCAGCGCATCGAACCCAACCCGTCCCTGCTCCGGGCCGTCCTGCGGACCAAGCATCTGATGAACCCGGAGGTGCTGCGGCTGGCCCGGCGCATCGTCGAGGCCGTCGTCCGGGACCTGATGGAACGGCTCGCCACCGAGGTGCGGCAGAGCTTCTCCGGCGCCCGGTCCCGGCGGTCCAGCCGGTTCAAGCAGGCCCGGGACTTCGACGCCCGGCGCACCATCCGCGCCAACCTCGGCAACTACCGGCCGGAGGAGCAGCGGGTGTATGTCGAGACGCCGTACTTCATGTCGCGCACCCGCCGGCAGCTCTCCCAGTGGCAGGTGATCCTGCTGGTCGACCAGTCCGGGTCGATGCTGTCCTCGGTGATCCACTCGGCGGTCACGGCGGCCTGCCTGTGGGGGCTGCCCGGCGTTCGTACCCATCTGATCGCCTTCGACACCGACGTGGTGGATCTGACGTCGGACGTCAGCGACCCGGTCGAGCTGCTGATGAAGTCGCAGCTCGGCGGCGGCACCGACATCGCCCGCGCGGTCCGGTACGCGGCCCAGCTGGTCGAGCAGCCACGCCGGACGATCGTCGCGGTGATCAGTGACTTCTTCGAGGGCGGATCGGAGGCCGACCTGGTGCGCGGCGTACGGGGACTTGTCGAACAGGGAAGCATCGTGCTCGGGCTGGCGGCCCTGGACGAGCAGGCGGATCCGGCGTACGACCGGGTGTGCGCGCAGAAGCTCGCCAACGTCGGCGCCTGGGTGGGCGCCATGACACCGGGCGAACTGGCCGCCTTCGTCGCCGAGCGGGTGGGCCGATGA
- a CDS encoding class I SAM-dependent methyltransferase, which translates to MTNPTVKQKHRAMWASGDYPALAADIVSPLGPVLVTAAEIGPGQTVLDVGAGTGNAAVPAALAGATVTASDLTPELLAVGERHAATLDAKLNWVEADAEALPFDAGSFDTVISCIGVMFAPFHETAAAELLRVCRPGGTIGLINWTPEGFIGQMFATMKPYAAPPPAGAQPPPRWGDPAHLESLFGDGVSGVTVERRHLRVTHFGTPEEFRDYFKSVYGPTIAVYRNIAGDPDRVAALDADLAALGTRFDQGGGALDWEYLLYTATRTA; encoded by the coding sequence ATGACGAATCCAACCGTGAAACAGAAGCACCGCGCCATGTGGGCCTCCGGCGACTACCCGGCGCTGGCCGCCGACATCGTCTCCCCACTCGGGCCGGTCCTGGTGACCGCCGCGGAGATCGGTCCCGGACAGACCGTCCTCGACGTCGGCGCGGGCACCGGCAACGCCGCCGTCCCGGCCGCCCTCGCCGGCGCCACCGTCACCGCCAGTGATCTCACTCCGGAGCTACTGGCGGTCGGCGAACGCCACGCCGCCACCCTCGACGCCAAACTCAACTGGGTCGAGGCCGACGCCGAGGCTCTGCCCTTCGACGCCGGTTCGTTCGACACGGTCATCTCGTGCATCGGCGTCATGTTCGCCCCGTTCCACGAGACCGCCGCCGCGGAACTGCTCCGCGTCTGCCGTCCCGGCGGCACGATCGGCCTGATCAACTGGACACCGGAGGGCTTCATCGGGCAGATGTTCGCCACCATGAAGCCGTACGCCGCCCCGCCGCCGGCCGGCGCCCAGCCCCCACCCCGCTGGGGCGACCCGGCCCACCTGGAATCCCTGTTCGGCGACGGCGTCTCCGGAGTGACCGTGGAACGCCGCCACCTGCGGGTGACCCACTTCGGCACGCCGGAGGAGTTCCGCGACTACTTCAAGAGCGTCTACGGCCCGACCATCGCCGTCTACCGCAACATCGCCGGCGACCCGGACCGCGTCGCCGCCCTGGACGCCGACCTGGCCGCCCTCGGCACCCGCTTCGACCAGGGCGGCGGCGCGCTGGACTGGGAGTACCTGCTCTACACCGCCACCCGTACGGCCTGA
- a CDS encoding DUF5682 family protein, with protein sequence MSLTVIGVRHHSPACARLVGATIAALRPAHVLIEGPADMNQRIGELLLGHELPVAIFTSYADERRRHGSWAPFCEYSPEWEALRAARECGAETRFIDLPAWHEAFADRDNRYADAELRYAEAVGRLCESFGVDNSDALWDHVVELGPDEGLVERLTAYFDVIRGDAEAGTSDTAREAYMARWIRAALADAGDRPVVAVVGGFHRPALLRLASAASADAGPGWPEIPQPPDGATARSYLVPYSFRRLDAFGGYQSGMPSPEYYQQLWESGPEQAARHLVTAVAERLRKRGQAVSTADLIAARAGAEALARLRGHSCPARVDVLDGLAAALVSEALDVPLPWAVRGTVTAGQHPAVIEMTAALSGDRHGRLHPDTPLPPLVHAATAELERHGLDRAGEHGADLLDPRGREISRVLHRLRVLEVPGFRRITGPATGIDPVLAERWTVQNHEQRLTALIEAGGYGPTLETAAAARIAESIDQAAGDLGALAGTLFDAALCGVTELGEDVPERLRQGVAAGSDLPVLGRVLAVTLALWRHDRLLGTAGSEALAVVVAAATSRILWLAEGWHAAGAPADRGRIAAVAAVRDAVLHAAAVGVDRVAAVEVAARVAADRAAPPDLRGAFYGLGHVLAESFLEDPAQAVRGAFAAGTAGDWLAGLFGVAREPVLAPGGILGLLDELVTGFGAEDFLVALPALRQAFEYFPPRERETIGERLMADRGVDGYARDLLRTTVPAEIVAAGLALDETVERRLAQAGLISAGETR encoded by the coding sequence ATGAGCCTCACCGTCATCGGGGTCCGGCACCACAGCCCCGCCTGCGCCCGCCTGGTCGGCGCCACCATCGCCGCACTACGGCCGGCCCACGTGCTGATCGAGGGGCCGGCCGACATGAACCAGCGGATCGGTGAGCTGCTGCTCGGCCACGAGCTGCCGGTCGCGATCTTCACCAGCTATGCCGACGAGCGGCGCCGGCACGGGTCGTGGGCGCCGTTCTGCGAGTACTCGCCGGAGTGGGAGGCGCTGCGGGCCGCCCGCGAGTGCGGGGCCGAGACCCGGTTCATCGACCTGCCGGCCTGGCACGAGGCGTTCGCCGACCGGGACAACCGGTACGCCGACGCCGAACTGCGGTACGCCGAGGCGGTCGGGCGGCTGTGCGAGTCCTTCGGGGTGGACAACAGTGACGCGCTGTGGGACCACGTGGTCGAGTTGGGGCCCGACGAGGGGCTCGTGGAGCGGCTGACCGCCTACTTCGACGTGATCCGGGGCGATGCCGAGGCGGGGACCTCGGACACCGCACGGGAGGCGTACATGGCCCGGTGGATCCGGGCAGCCCTCGCCGACGCCGGGGACCGGCCGGTCGTCGCGGTGGTCGGTGGCTTCCACCGGCCCGCGCTGCTCCGCCTCGCCTCCGCTGCCTCCGCCGACGCCGGCCCCGGCTGGCCGGAGATCCCGCAGCCGCCGGACGGGGCCACCGCGCGCAGCTACCTGGTGCCCTACTCGTTCCGGCGGCTCGACGCGTTCGGCGGCTACCAGTCCGGCATGCCGTCGCCGGAGTACTACCAGCAGCTCTGGGAGAGCGGTCCGGAACAGGCCGCCCGCCACCTGGTGACCGCCGTCGCCGAGCGGCTCCGCAAACGCGGCCAGGCGGTCTCCACGGCCGACCTGATCGCCGCCCGGGCCGGGGCCGAGGCGCTCGCCCGGCTGCGCGGCCACTCCTGCCCGGCCCGGGTGGACGTGCTCGACGGCCTCGCCGCCGCCCTGGTCAGCGAAGCCCTCGACGTGCCGCTGCCGTGGGCCGTGCGGGGCACCGTCACGGCCGGGCAGCACCCGGCCGTGATCGAGATGACCGCCGCCCTCAGCGGCGACCGGCACGGCCGCCTGCACCCGGACACACCCCTGCCGCCGCTCGTGCACGCCGCCACCGCCGAACTGGAGCGGCACGGCCTCGACCGGGCCGGCGAGCACGGCGCCGACCTGCTCGACCCGCGCGGGCGCGAGATCAGCCGGGTGCTGCACCGGCTCCGGGTGCTCGAGGTGCCCGGCTTCCGGCGGATCACCGGCCCGGCCACCGGCATCGACCCGGTCCTCGCCGAACGCTGGACGGTGCAGAACCACGAGCAGCGGCTGACCGCCCTCATCGAGGCCGGCGGGTACGGCCCGACCCTGGAGACCGCGGCCGCCGCCCGGATCGCGGAGAGCATCGACCAGGCCGCCGGTGATCTGGGCGCGCTGGCCGGCACCCTCTTCGACGCGGCCCTCTGCGGTGTCACCGAGCTCGGCGAGGACGTGCCCGAGCGGTTGCGCCAGGGCGTCGCGGCCGGCAGTGACCTGCCCGTCCTGGGCAGGGTGCTCGCCGTGACGCTGGCGCTGTGGCGGCACGACCGGCTCCTCGGCACCGCCGGCAGCGAGGCGCTCGCCGTGGTCGTGGCGGCCGCGACCAGCCGCATCCTGTGGCTGGCCGAGGGCTGGCACGCCGCCGGCGCCCCGGCCGACCGCGGGCGGATCGCGGCGGTCGCGGCGGTCCGGGACGCGGTGCTGCACGCCGCGGCGGTGGGTGTGGACCGGGTCGCCGCGGTGGAGGTCGCCGCACGGGTGGCCGCCGACCGGGCCGCGCCACCCGACCTGCGCGGCGCGTTCTACGGGCTCGGTCACGTCCTCGCCGAGTCGTTCCTGGAGGATCCGGCGCAGGCGGTCCGCGGCGCGTTCGCGGCCGGGACCGCCGGCGACTGGCTGGCCGGGCTGTTCGGTGTGGCCCGCGAGCCGGTCCTCGCCCCCGGCGGCATCCTCGGCCTGCTCGACGAGCTCGTCACCGGGTTCGGCGCGGAGGACTTCCTGGTGGCGCTCCCGGCGCTGCGGCAGGCCTTCGAGTACTTCCCGCCCCGCGAGCGGGAGACCATCGGCGAGCGGCTGATGGCCGACCGTGGCGTCGACGGCTACGCCCGGGACCTGCTGCGCACCACCGTGCCGGCCGAGATCGTGGCGGCCGGGCTCGCCCTGGACGAGACCGTGGAGCGGCGCCTGGCCCAGGCCGGGCTGATCAGTGCGGGGGAGACCCGATGA
- a CDS encoding SanA/YdcF family protein, whose translation MPKRSLFRSWFPSDGERRLPSLRALLQGRRLRRLLAAGALSAILAVAVAIGCTTWVRSAADGHIYDAASVPAAPVALVLGAQVDPNGQPSAFLAARLEIARQLLEAGKIKAILVSGDHGEWAYDEPGAMQAWLVARGVPADRVVLDHAGFDTYDSCVRARKIFGVQQAIVVTQNFHLPRAVALCREQGIDATGVGDDTARAYKDLWLRGEVREYGAAVKAAADVLTARDPIFLGPHETGVETAVRNG comes from the coding sequence GTGCCGAAGCGTTCCCTGTTCCGCAGCTGGTTCCCGTCCGACGGCGAGCGGCGTCTGCCGTCGCTCCGCGCTCTTCTCCAGGGCCGGCGCCTGCGCCGCCTGCTGGCGGCGGGCGCGCTGAGCGCGATCCTCGCGGTCGCCGTCGCCATCGGATGCACCACATGGGTACGCTCCGCGGCCGACGGCCACATCTACGACGCCGCATCGGTCCCCGCCGCACCGGTCGCGCTGGTCCTCGGCGCCCAGGTCGACCCGAACGGCCAGCCGTCGGCGTTCCTGGCCGCCCGCCTGGAGATCGCCCGGCAGCTCCTGGAAGCCGGCAAGATCAAGGCGATCCTGGTCTCCGGCGACCACGGCGAGTGGGCCTACGACGAACCGGGCGCCATGCAGGCGTGGCTGGTCGCCCGCGGGGTCCCCGCCGACCGGGTGGTGCTCGACCACGCCGGCTTCGACACCTACGACTCGTGCGTCCGGGCTCGCAAGATCTTCGGCGTCCAGCAGGCGATCGTCGTCACCCAGAACTTCCACCTCCCCCGGGCCGTGGCCCTCTGCCGCGAGCAGGGCATCGACGCCACCGGCGTGGGCGACGACACGGCCCGCGCCTACAAGGACCTGTGGCTGCGGGGCGAGGTCCGCGAGTACGGCGCCGCGGTCAAGGCCGCCGCCGACGTCCTCACCGCCCGAGACCCGATCTTCCTGGGCCCGCACGAGACCGGCGTCGAAACCGCCGTCCGCAACGGCTGA